A single Octopus sinensis unplaced genomic scaffold, ASM634580v1 Contig15207, whole genome shotgun sequence DNA region contains:
- the LOC115230292 gene encoding uncharacterized protein LOC115230292, with amino-acid sequence MDVLKLLFCVLSLCSCFTRIETSSRVQLHKIIQSVNVVLNESTTLQVVAPNMRRPVVWRCDNHRYECDGTCTNSSDFKVTQSGNISTLWIRKVTKDCLSWTFCDYNRNIGNIDLNINGLISTETYEIAENDNGALCVSATLLTEIPNMKRPVVWKYMNYKYECDRTCANSPEYRVTHKGNVSTLWIRNVTKERLDWKFEDDNINYRKFDLKINSLTKAETYNITQNEPAVLGGSTTLLINVPKLERIIVWKNKHRNLECDTTCYDYEDYTVNHINDISTVSIRNISESDFSWSFCDKNHCSSDFSLAIKGDTSGASSLRTSLSPSIRIITGVTKYTFVKVAATILCFFLLA; translated from the exons ATGGACGTCCTTAAATTGCTCTTCTGTGTCCTTTCACTGTGTTCTT GTTTCACAAGAATAGAAACTTCGTCACGAGTACAACTTCACAAGATTATCCAAAGTG taaatgtTGTCCTCAATGAAAGCACCACTCTTCAGGTTGTGGCGCCAAATATGCGAAGACCCGTTGTTTGGAGATGTGATAACCATAGATATGAGTGTGACGGAACATGCACCAACAGCTCTGATTTTAAGGTGACGCAGAGTGGAAACATATCCACTCTTTGGATCCGAAAAGTTACCAAGGATTGTTTGTCTTGGACATTTTGCGATTACAACCGGAACATTGGGAACATTGATTTGAATATAAACG GTTTGATAAgtacagaaacttatgaaattgcCGAAAATG ATAATGGTGCACTCTGTGTAAGCGCCACTCTGCTGACTGAAATACCAAACATGAAAAGACCGGTCGTTTGGAAATACATGAATTATAAATACGAGTGTGACCGGACATGCGCTAACAGCCCCGAATACAGAGTGACGCACAAGGGAAATGTATCGACTCTTTGGATCCGAAACGTAACAAAGGAACGTCTAGATTGGAAATTTGAAGACGACAACATCAATTACAGAAAATTTGATTTGAAGATAAACA GTTTGACAAAAGCAGAAACTTATAATATTACCCAAAATg AACCAGCTGTATTAGGAGGGAGCACCACCCTTCTTATTAATGTACCCAAATTGGAAAGAATTATTGTCTGGAAAAATAAGCATCGTAACCTCGAGTGTGATACGACTTGTTATGATTATGAGGACTATACAGTTAATCATATCAATGATATATCAACCGTTTCAATTCGAAATATATCTGAGAGTGATTTCTCTTGGAGTTTTTGTGACAAAAACCACTGCTCTTCAGATTTTTCTTTGGCGATAAAAG GTGATACATCAGGAGCCAGCAGCTTGAGAACCAGTCTCAGCCCCAGTATTAGGATTATAACTGGAGTCACCAAGTACACGTTTGTAAAAGTAGCAGCGAcaattctctgtttctttttacttGCTTGA